A region of the Rhodothermus bifroesti genome:
AAAGTTCGAAGCGTAGCGGTAGACGTAGGCAATGCGGCGGATTTCTTCGTCAAGGGCCAGTACCTGGCGCACCTTTGTCGGAATGTCGGACAGTGCACGCAAGGCTTGGGCCATTTCGGCCTCGGAGAGCGTGCGACCTTCAGCCAGCTTAAGCGCCAGCATGGCGAGCACAGTGACCTGTGCCGTGAACGCTTTGGTGGAGGCTACGCCGATTTCGGGACCTACGTGCAGATACACGCCGGCGTCGGTTTCACGGGCTATGGTCGATCCCACTACATTGCAGATCCCGAGCGTAAGCACACCCCGCCGCTTGGCTTCGCGAACAGCGGCAAGTGTGTCGGCCGTTTCCCCACTTTGTGAAATGGCGATAACCACATCGGTAGGGCGCAAAACCGGGTTGCGGTAGCGAAACTCGCTGGCGTATTCGACTTCAACCGGAATGCGGGCAAATTCTTCGATCAGGTATTCCCCCACCAGTCCGGCATGCCACGAAGTGCCACAGGCGCAGATAATGATGCGATCGGCTGCTCGGATGCGGTCCATGACATCCAATAGCCCACCGAGCTTGATCGTGTTGTGCGCCAGGTCGACCCGGCCGCGCATGCAGTTCTCCAAGGCTTCTGGCTGCTCCATGATTTCTTTGAGCATGAAGTGCGCATAGCCGCCTTTTTCGATCTGCTCCAGGTCCCACTCCAGCTCGTGGACTTCTTTTTCGAGCAGCACGTTGTCGATGGTGCGCACCTCATAGCCGCTGCGGCGCACAACAACGACTTCCCCATCGTTCAAGTAGACCACCTGACGGGTGTGTTCGACAATGGGTGCAGCATCCGAGGCTAAAAAATATTCCCCCTCGCCAATGCCTAAAATGAGTGGGCTGCCCTTGCGAGCGGCAATCAGCAGATCGGGGTCTGAAACTGAAACGATCGCCAGCCCATAGGTCCCCACCACTTGGGTAAGTGCCTGGCGTACGGCTTCGGGTAAGGGCAAGCCTGTAGCCCGGCGCACATCGTCAATCAGATGCACCAAGGCCTCAGTGTCGGTTTCACTCCGAAACACGTAGCCTTTCTGTTGCAAACGCGTTCGAAGCGCAGCATAGTTTTCAATAATACCGTTGTGCACCAGTGCAAAGTCGCCATCGCTGCTGACATGCGGGTGGGCGTTGATGTCGTTCGGCTCGCCGTGGGTTGCCCAGCGGGTGTGGCCAATGCCCAGCGTGCCTTCTGGAAGCCGCGCGCGCAATGCGGTTTCTAGCTCGCCGACTTTACCTTTTTGCTTGTAGACGTGCAAGCGCCCCTGACCCACCACGGCAATTCCTGCCGAATCGTAGCCGCGATATTCCAGACGCTTGAGTCCGTTAAGCAGCAACTCGGCAGCCTGTCGGGTGCCGATATAACCGACAATGCCACACATAAATGTCCATTTTAGCGTTCAAAGAAAGCAGGCTTTGCACTGCAGGCCTGCAAAAGACTTGCCGGCTTCCCTCAGATCCGTGCGGGGTACGCAACGAACAGCGACTCAGACAGTTTCCGAAATCGGTTCACGTACCGTGCGCCCGATGGCTGCCGCAATCAGCCGAATCTGTCGCATCAGCTCTGTAAACTGTTCAAAATAGAGTGACTGGGGGCCATCGCTTTTGGCTGCAGGTGGGTCGGGGTGCACTTCCACCATGATACCATCTGCACCAGCTGCAACAGCCGCTCGGGCCATAGGAAGCACTTTGTCGCGCAACCCTGTGCCGTGGCTGGGGTCAGCCACAATAGGCAGGTGGCTTTTTTGCTTAACCACCGGAATGGCCGACAGGTCCAGCGTGTTACGCGTTTGCGTTTCAAAGGTACGGATGCCCCGCTCGCACAAAATGACCTGTGGGTTGCCATGGACAATCACGTACTCGGCGCTCATCAGCCATTCTTCGATCGTGGCTGCTGGACCACGTTTCAGAAAAACCGGCTTATCGACCTTGCCGAGTTCTTTAAGCAGTGCAAAGTTTTGCATATTGCGCGCGCCTACTTGAAACACGTCGGTATAAGGATAAATCAGCTCGATTTGGCTGACTTCCATCACCTCAGTGATCACGCGCAACCCGTGCTGATCGGCAGCCTCACGCAACAGTTTTAGTCCCACCTCACCCAGTCCCTGAAAGGCATAAGGCGAGGTGCGCGGCTTAAATGCCCCGCCACGCAAGAACGTAGCCCCTTGGGCTGCTACATGGGCAGCCGTAGCCTGAATCTGCGCTTCGCTTTCCACCGAACAGGGACCGGCCATCACCACCACCTCCGGTCCACCGATAGTAACTCCGTTGACCTCGATCTTGGTATCTTCTTTTTTCCAAGTCCGGCTGGCAAACTTATAGGGCTCTGTGACGCGATAGACTTCCGCCACCCCATCCATAACCTTAATGTGCCGCACGTCGAAGTCCGGCTTGACCCCAATGGCGCCTAAAACAGTTTGATTGACTCCTGTCGAGCGATGCACGTCAAACCCATAGCCGTTGAGCCGTTCAATAACGGCCTGAATCTGGGCCTCCGTGGCCCCAGGCTGCATGACGACAACCATACCCAGCTTTAATCTTTCTATGTTTTTCGGCCAATCCTCGGCATCCTAAGCCGATGGACTGTGGTTCTTTAGAGGAGTGTAAAGATACGAAGAGTTCCGATTGTATCAAAGGTGGCACTCTGCCCTTTTCTTTAGGCTAAGCGGTTTCCAGCTATTTCTTCACAAAATAGACACATACGCCCCATGACAAACGCTGTCCCTACCCGCTTGTTAATCCGACCGGCCCCAGAGTTGACGCTCAAATCAAACCGCACGCGGCGTCGATTTCAGCAATTGCTGGTGCGCAACCTCAAAGATGCACTGCGCAGCCAGCAGATCCCCTTTCGATTGCAGGACTTTTGGAGCTTTTTTTTGGTTGAAACAACAGCGCCGGCGCAAACCATTGAAGCGCTGCGCCACGTGCCAGGCATCGGGCCCATCCTTCCTATAGAGCTTACCACCCGGGCCGACCTAGACGAGATCGTACAACACGGCGCAGCCACTTTTGCAGAAAAGGTGCGTGGGCGACGTTTTGCGGTAAGAGCTCGGCGGCGCGGCACCCATGCCTTCCGCTCTCGGGATGTAGAAGTGGCCTTAGGGGCGGCATTGCTTCCTTTTGCTGAACGTGTAGACCTAACGCAGCCCGAGGTTACCGTCCACGTTGAGGTTCAGGAGGACATAGCGTACTTTTACACCGATGCTATTCGTGGTCTAGGTGGACTTCCCATCGGCAGTCAGGACCAGGCGCTGGTGCTCATTTCGGGAGGATTTGATTCAGCCGTGGCTGCTTGGCTGATGCTGCGGCGAGGCGTGGCTGTCGACTACCTGTTTTGCAACTTAGGGGGCAAAGCCTACGAGCGGGCCGTACTTCAGGTGGCCAAAGTGCTGGCCGACAGCTGGAGTTTTGGCACGCAGCCCCGGTTTTTTTCGGTCGATTTTGGACCAGTGGTCGACGCCATGCGGCAGCAGGTTCGCCCAGCTTACTGGCAGGTCGTGCTCAAGCGGCTTATGTATCAAGCCGGCGCACTTCTGGCACCAAGGTGTGGTGCCCTGGCGCTGGTCACGGGTGAATCTATCGGACAGGTTTCCTCGCAAACGCTCAAGAATCTCAGGGCTATTGAATCCTCCTGCCCGCTTCCAGTATTGCGGCCATTGCTGACCTACGACAAAGAGGAGATCATCCGCTTGGCACGCGAGCTGGGGACCGCTACGCTTTCGGAGCGCGTACGCGAGTATTGCGCGCTGACGCCTGATCGCCCCGTAACTGCTGCGCGTCCGGAGACAGTGGATGCTGAAATGGCCAAGCTGGACCCTTCGGTGCTAGAAACGGCTGTGGCTGCAGCTGAGGTATACGATCTGCGTTCGCTTTCCGCCTCAGAACTGGTCACGCCCTACCTGTTTATTGAAACCATACCCGAGGGAGCTGAAGTGATCGATTGCCAAAGCGAGGCGCTTTATGCGCACTGGCACTATCCAGGCGCCCGCCACATGGATCCATGGCTTCTTTTGCAGCAATTCCGACAGCTGGATCCCAACCGCCTCTACGTGCTCTATTGCGCGCGCGGCCTTCAATCGGCCTATGTGGCCGAAGTTATGCAGCGCGAAGGCTACGAAGCCTACTCCTTCAAGGGGGGTGTTTCCGCGCTTCAGGCCTATGCTCGCGCGCGAGGGATCGACGTTTCGGCGTTTTAAAGGGGGCTCAAGCTGGGCGGCAAGGCACGCGCAATTATCGATAGCGTTCGAGCGTGAATTTTTCACCTAGGTAGCGGCGACGCACCTCAGGATCGGCAGCTAGCGCTTCGGCCGTGCCATGTTGGAAAATGCGTCCTTCGTAGAGCAGATAAGCCCGGTCGGTAATGGCCAGGGTTTCGTGCACGTTGTGATCGGTGATGAGCACTCCAATACCCCGTGCGCGCAGCTCGGCGACCAAGGCCATGAGCTCTTCCACAGCGATCGGGTCTATCCCTGCAAATGGTTCGTCTAGGAGCAGAAAACGCGGCTGAATAGCCAAGGCACGGGCAATTTCGGTACGTCGCCGCTCACCGCCCGAAAGCATGTAGCCTTTTTGGTGCCGCACGCGCACTAAGCCAAACTCGTTTAAAAGCTGCTCTACACGCGCCTGCCGCTCAGCGGGCTTTAGGGGCTGAAATTCGAGCACAGCATGGAGGTTTTCTTCTACGGTAAGCTGCCGAAAGATGGAAGCTTCTTGGGCTAGGTATCCTAATCCTAGGCGAGCCCGTTGATACATGGGTAGGTGCGTGATATCGCGGTCGCCCAAAAAGATTTTGCCTGCATTGGGCCGCACCATACCCACAATCATGTAGAAGGTGGTCGTTTTCCCCGCTCCATTAGGACCGAGCAGCCCTACGATTTCTCCTTGGCGCACCCGCAAGCTGACGTCCTGCACCACATAGCGCTTACGGTAGCGTTTAGAGAGGTTTTCTGCGCGCAGTTCTACAGCGTCGGGGATGTTGTTCATAAGCGTCGGGGATCAACAGCCGGCAGTGCCAAAGGACCGGTTAGCAAGCGCGTTGGTTCTGCTTGCAGCCGATGCTGGATCCAGTTTTCTTCGAGCAAATCAGCTGGACTGGGCCGAAGTTCCGGATGCCATCGGAAGCCCTCTAGCCTAAAAGGCTCCGGAATCTGGTCAGGGCTATATTGCGTGCCCTGCACGCCGCCTTGTACGCGTACGCGGCGCACGCTTTCGCGTTCAAACCAGAGCGTGATTTCGTCCCCGGAGATGCGTACAGCGCCTCGAAGCGAGTCGTTGCGGTCGCGCAGAAAGTAGATCGCCTCAGCGTTAGGTCCAACAACCAGCTGGCGGAGGGAATCCTGTTCGAGGTATCCTACAAGCCGCCTTCCTCGAAGCTGCTGCAACCGCTGTAGGACGGTGTCTTGTTGCACCACAAAGGGGTTGGGCGCAACCCACAGCGTGTCGCGTGCGTGGCCATCGCCGCTTAGGCGCAGGGTATCTCCGGTAATTTGGGTATGCTCAAACCAGACGATCGGTTGACCAAAAAGCTGCACTACTTCGCGCACGAGGCGACCTTCATGGAGCACCTGTTCGTAGCGCAGAGAATCCGCACGGGCAGCCAACCGGCGTTGCCAAAGCTGCACGCTGCCATGCGCCACAAGGCGACGCAGCGAATCTTCTCGGCTCAAATGGAGCTGCGTTGCCCGTACCAAAAGCGTATCAATTGGGGCTTGGGCAGAATCTTGTCGCAGCAGGATCAACAGGGGATGCCCTTCTAAACGGCTATAACCGGTTTGCTCGTTGTTAAAAGCCTGCCTGCCAAAAAGCAACGTGCGCCTCAGCGTGCCTTCATCCAGGGTGTCCTGCTGGATGATGAAGACGTGGCCCTTTGCCAATGCCACTTCCGTGTCGCGGAAGTAGATTACCGTATCGGCTTCGAGATAACGTCTTTGGCCCTGAAGGCGCACTTGGCCATAAAATTCCGCTTTTTTTTCGCTAGACCAGTAGGTGCCCCGTTGGCTCGTCAAAACAGCCGCGCTGTCGGCTAGGCGTACCCCTGCTTCAAAACTAGCCCGTTTTTCCTGGGTATAGTACCATCCAAGCGGAGCTTCGACGGTCACGCTACCGTCCCAAAGGCGCACGTTGCCAAGGGCGCGACCAATTTTTTGGCGACTATCGTAGTCGATGGTATCTGCGGCTAGGGAGTCGCCACGCTCCACGATGCGGACGTTTCCCACGAAGCGAATGCGCTCAAGATCTGGCCACTGGATGGCCCGCTGGGCCCAGAGGCGCGTTTCGCCTTGCTGGAGGGAAACATTTCCTACAAGTGATCGAAAGCGGCGTCCGGCTGCATCCACTCCTCCGATCAAGGAATCAGCTTGAAGCCATACAGGCCGACGGCTGGTATCGGCTGGCTGCGCATGAAGCCTCCACCCCATGAGGAGTCCCAGCACTCCTAGTACACGTAAGCAAATCCGAAAGCGCATTAGGAAGAAGACGCGGTTTCGACAAGGACGCGGCCGCTGACGCGTTGCAGGCGATAAGACTCAAGCTGTTCGTCGGCTTCCAGTGCAAAACCTTCCACCTGTTCGGTAGGCGATACCAAGCGCACAAAGCCTGGAGCTATAAGCCGTTGCTGCGCTTCCAACCATTGCAGCCGATCGGTCCACAGCCGCGTGCCTTTCACAGTTGTTACCTCTACCCTACCCTCAGCCTCAAACCTGCGGGTAGCCTCGCTGTAAATCACACGTTGTGCTTGCAATTGAGCGCTGGTATCTCCCTCGGGGGTAAACAGCCATCCCTGAACGGGCGTGCCTTCGAGTACAATACGCACACTGTCGCCTGCTTCGTAGCGCAGCATCCGCTCGGCCTTCAGTTGCAAACGGGGCTGCCCATCCACGGATAAGCGATAGTCTACCTGCTGGCTTTCCTGCGCTGCGGCCTGTTCAGCAGCCACAGCTGCAATCACCTCGGGAGACGGCGGGCGCGCGCAGGTGATTCCAAACAAACTGAGTCCACTCAAAAACAGCACTACATATCTCATATTACCGCCTGCTGGCCTGGCGTAAGAACAGTCCAGGCCGTTTGTACTGACGATCCGCAATACTGAAGCCAACCGGCAAATTCACGGCAGATTTCCTGCAACTGTGCTGCAGAAACGACCGAAGCAGGCGCGTAGATGCAAGCCGCCACACGCGTTGTACCCGCATGCGTTTTGGTCATCAGACTGTCTTTGACGGGATTGACAATAGGCTCGTCGCATGCGGTCTTGGCATCCACGCGGCATCCCACCATCAGGTCGTGCAAATCGATTGTCTGTGCTGCACTATTGAAAACATACGTTTCGCCTTTGCGTCCTAGGCGAAAGCGAAACTGCGACGTTGCAGCACGATCAAGGTCCCAAAGCGATACTGGCAGCATTTCGCGTAAGCTGATAAAGTTAGCCACATCCACCGGTGCGTTAATGCGCGGAAAGGCGTTTTCCTGCACTGCTCGAAGCAGGTATTCACTGGCAGGCTTGGCGCGTCCGGTAGGCTTATAAGAGCCGTTGCGTAACAGGTCGCGTACTGCCTGTCGGCGCGCTTCGTCTTCTGGAGCAAGCGGCTGCTGACGGGCAGCCAAGAGTGCAGCCAAGGCAGCTTCAAAAGCTTCTGGCAACACGCTCGCTTGGAGATTTTCAGCACGTACAATCCCCAGCAATGCGTCGCTGCGGGGAATTTGGTGCACAATTTCTATCATGGTTTTTTCAGGGCTTTTCTTTCCTGTCAAAAGATTGTAGTATAGGACATCTGGGTGGTATGGAGTTTGATAGCCCAGGATTATGGTTTTGGCTTTGTGGCCTTAAAGAAGGCCCAGGTGTGTCGATACTCCTATTACCCCCAAGCAGCCCCAAAAACGTATGATGACCAACCCGTCAGTCATGAGTTTTGCAGTTGAACCCCTGAACGCCGAAACTGTCGTCCTGCACGTTGGCAAAGCCCTGGATTTTCGAAACGCGGCAGAGTTTAAGAGCCTATGCCAAGAGTACGTCCAGCAGGGCGTACGCAATTTTATTTTAGACTTTTCGGAAACAGGCATTCTGGACTCTACAGGCCTAGGGGCCATTTTTTCCCTTTACCGGCAGATTTCCCCACGTAACGGCCAGGTGGTCTTTGCCGCCGTGTCGCGGCCTGTTCAGGTAGTGGTTCAGCTTACGCGAACGTACAAAGTTTTCCGGCAGTTTCCCACGGTCGACGCGGCTAAAGAAGCCCTCCAGGAATGACATGGGGTACCTTTTTAGAGTCCCCTTTAAACAGCAATGCAAGAAGTGCAGTACCGCTTTGAAAACCTGGAAGAGGTCATCGACCGGATACATGCCCTTTTTGAGGCAGATGCTGCAGGGCTCCCGTTGCCAGCAGACACGGACCTGCGCTATCGCATCCGGCTTGTCATTCACGAATGGCTGGCCAACCTGGTGCAGCACGCCCGGTTTGCTCAGCCCCCTACGATTCAACTGACGCTCCGCAGTAACGGCCGTAAAGTAGAGTGCTTTATTGACGATAACTCGGAGGGATTTGATCTTAACGGACGGCTGAAATCTCACCCTTCGCTCACGGAAGCTTTTCCAGAGCGCGGAATGGGTTTGCACTTTATGCGTGCCTGCACGCAAGAGCTGACCTACATACGCTTGAAAGACGGACGCCACCGGCTGGCTTTTAAGGTTTCAACTGATGAAGATCCATGGCTCGATATTCCATTTTAGTGGTTGAGGATGAGCATACGCTGCGACGGCTTCTGGAGTACCGTCTAGGCAAGCACTATCGGGTGCGCTCTGCCCCTGATGGCGAAGAAGCGCTACAACTCGTCCAAGAAGAAATCCCGGATCTGATCATCTCCGATATCATGATGCCCAAAATGGACGGGTTTGCTTTGCAGCAGGCCCTGCAAGCCCGAAAGGAAACCCGTACCATTCCGTTCATCTTTCTAACCGCCAAAGCCGACGAACAAAGCCGCTTACGCGGCATGCGTATGGGTGTCGACGACTACATCACCAAACCTTTCGATATCGACCAGCTTATGGCGCGCATTGAGCGCCTACTTGAGCGTACCAAGTACTTTCAAACGCAACTCGACGCCCGCATTGGCCAGGACTTTTCCCAAAAACTCATGCCCAAGCGTTTGCCAACCGTTTCGGGCTATCGTCTCTATTTCCACAACAGCCCTCGGGAGTATGGCGGTGGTGACTTTTTCGACTGGACGCAACACCCCAGTGGCGCTTTTTACTTGGCCATTGGTGACGTTATGGGCAAAGGACTCCAGGCCAAGTTTTATGCCTTTAGCTTCTTAAGCTACATTCGAGGCACGCTCTATGCCACGTTGCAAACCGTTGAGTCGCCGGCAGAGCTGCTCAAGCGGGTCAACCACGTGCTCATGCAAGACAACGTCATGGAGGAAACGTTTGCCTCGCTCTTGATTGCCCGCTGGGATCCTGCACGCCACCAAATCACATATGCCAATGCAGGCCACTGCCGTCCCATCCTGGTAAAGGATGCACAAACAGCAGAAGTGGTCGAATACAGCGACCTGATTCTAGGGCTAGATGCGCAGGCGACGTTCCAAGACATCACGTTGACCATTCCGAGCGGTGGTGGATTGCTCCTCTACACGGATGGCCTTGTTGAGCAGCGAAACGCGCAAGGGGAAATGTTTGGTGAAAAAGGCCTCGTTGAGCTTACCCCGCACCTTATTGGCTCCGAAGATCCGGTCGAAACGCTACTCTCGAGCGTTTTAAGTTGCTGTCAGGTCGACACGTTTGCGGATGATATCCTCTTTTTCTGGATGGAACGGTTGGCCTAAGGCTGCCCTTTTTGCTGCCAGCGGTGCGCAGCTTCTCGCTCTAGCCAAGCACGCGACACCTTTACGCCTTCTGCGGTTTGCATTGGCCATGGCCAAAAGGCTACCGGAATCATAAAACCCGGCAACACGGCGCGCAGCTGCGCACGCCAACGCTCTGGTGCCCAAGCAGCGCCTTCGGCAAGCTGCACAAACGCTGCGGGTCGCTGCCCGAACTCCTCATCTGCAACAGGCACCACTACAGCCTGTGCAATACCGCTAAGCTGAAGCAAGGCAGCTTCAATGGTTTCCGGCTGAATATTTTCTCCCCCAGAGATAAACTGGTTATCTCGGCGACCCGTTACCTGCAGATATCCTTGGGCATCCCATGCCCCCAAATCCCCGGTATCGAACCATCCTTCTGGATCAAAAGGCTGCACCAGACGACCGGCTTCCACGTAACCCATAAAGCGGACCGCTCCTCGAACCCATATCGTTCCATCGTGCCCTAACCGAACTTCTCGGTATGGTAGCACCCGGCCGGCGGTGCGCAGCACCTCGGGCGTTGCTCCCGAAGGGGTTACGGTCACGAGCGAGGCGGTTTCGGTGAGGCC
Encoded here:
- the glmS gene encoding glutamine--fructose-6-phosphate transaminase (isomerizing), with protein sequence MCGIVGYIGTRQAAELLLNGLKRLEYRGYDSAGIAVVGQGRLHVYKQKGKVGELETALRARLPEGTLGIGHTRWATHGEPNDINAHPHVSSDGDFALVHNGIIENYAALRTRLQQKGYVFRSETDTEALVHLIDDVRRATGLPLPEAVRQALTQVVGTYGLAIVSVSDPDLLIAARKGSPLILGIGEGEYFLASDAAPIVEHTRQVVYLNDGEVVVVRRSGYEVRTIDNVLLEKEVHELEWDLEQIEKGGYAHFMLKEIMEQPEALENCMRGRVDLAHNTIKLGGLLDVMDRIRAADRIIICACGTSWHAGLVGEYLIEEFARIPVEVEYASEFRYRNPVLRPTDVVIAISQSGETADTLAAVREAKRRGVLTLGICNVVGSTIARETDAGVYLHVGPEIGVASTKAFTAQVTVLAMLALKLAEGRTLSEAEMAQALRALSDIPTKVRQVLALDEEIRRIAYVYRYASNFLYLGRGYNFPVALEGALKLKEISYIHAEGYPAAEMKHGPIALIDRFMPVVFIAMKDRTYDKVVSNIEEVVARQGSVIAITNEGNGELDRLCEYVIRIPPTAEFLTPLLTVVPLQLLAYHIAVMRGCNVDQPRNLAKSVTVE
- the aroF gene encoding 3-deoxy-7-phosphoheptulonate synthase, translating into MVVVMQPGATEAQIQAVIERLNGYGFDVHRSTGVNQTVLGAIGVKPDFDVRHIKVMDGVAEVYRVTEPYKFASRTWKKEDTKIEVNGVTIGGPEVVVMAGPCSVESEAQIQATAAHVAAQGATFLRGGAFKPRTSPYAFQGLGEVGLKLLREAADQHGLRVITEVMEVSQIELIYPYTDVFQVGARNMQNFALLKELGKVDKPVFLKRGPAATIEEWLMSAEYVIVHGNPQVILCERGIRTFETQTRNTLDLSAIPVVKQKSHLPIVADPSHGTGLRDKVLPMARAAVAAGADGIMVEVHPDPPAAKSDGPQSLYFEQFTELMRQIRLIAAAIGRTVREPISETV
- the thiI gene encoding tRNA uracil 4-sulfurtransferase ThiI codes for the protein MTNAVPTRLLIRPAPELTLKSNRTRRRFQQLLVRNLKDALRSQQIPFRLQDFWSFFLVETTAPAQTIEALRHVPGIGPILPIELTTRADLDEIVQHGAATFAEKVRGRRFAVRARRRGTHAFRSRDVEVALGAALLPFAERVDLTQPEVTVHVEVQEDIAYFYTDAIRGLGGLPIGSQDQALVLISGGFDSAVAAWLMLRRGVAVDYLFCNLGGKAYERAVLQVAKVLADSWSFGTQPRFFSVDFGPVVDAMRQQVRPAYWQVVLKRLMYQAGALLAPRCGALALVTGESIGQVSSQTLKNLRAIESSCPLPVLRPLLTYDKEEIIRLARELGTATLSERVREYCALTPDRPVTAARPETVDAEMAKLDPSVLETAVAAAEVYDLRSLSASELVTPYLFIETIPEGAEVIDCQSEALYAHWHYPGARHMDPWLLLQQFRQLDPNRLYVLYCARGLQSAYVAEVMQREGYEAYSFKGGVSALQAYARARGIDVSAF
- the lptB gene encoding LPS export ABC transporter ATP-binding protein, whose protein sequence is MNNIPDAVELRAENLSKRYRKRYVVQDVSLRVRQGEIVGLLGPNGAGKTTTFYMIVGMVRPNAGKIFLGDRDITHLPMYQRARLGLGYLAQEASIFRQLTVEENLHAVLEFQPLKPAERQARVEQLLNEFGLVRVRHQKGYMLSGGERRRTEIARALAIQPRFLLLDEPFAGIDPIAVEELMALVAELRARGIGVLITDHNVHETLAITDRAYLLYEGRIFQHGTAEALAADPEVRRRYLGEKFTLERYR
- a CDS encoding OstA-like protein, with product MRFRICLRVLGVLGLLMGWRLHAQPADTSRRPVWLQADSLIGGVDAAGRRFRSLVGNVSLQQGETRLWAQRAIQWPDLERIRFVGNVRIVERGDSLAADTIDYDSRQKIGRALGNVRLWDGSVTVEAPLGWYYTQEKRASFEAGVRLADSAAVLTSQRGTYWSSEKKAEFYGQVRLQGQRRYLEADTVIYFRDTEVALAKGHVFIIQQDTLDEGTLRRTLLFGRQAFNNEQTGYSRLEGHPLLILLRQDSAQAPIDTLLVRATQLHLSREDSLRRLVAHGSVQLWQRRLAARADSLRYEQVLHEGRLVREVVQLFGQPIVWFEHTQITGDTLRLSGDGHARDTLWVAPNPFVVQQDTVLQRLQQLRGRRLVGYLEQDSLRQLVVGPNAEAIYFLRDRNDSLRGAVRISGDEITLWFERESVRRVRVQGGVQGTQYSPDQIPEPFRLEGFRWHPELRPSPADLLEENWIQHRLQAEPTRLLTGPLALPAVDPRRL
- the lptC gene encoding LPS export ABC transporter periplasmic protein LptC; this translates as MRYVVLFLSGLSLFGITCARPPSPEVIAAVAAEQAAAQESQQVDYRLSVDGQPRLQLKAERMLRYEAGDSVRIVLEGTPVQGWLFTPEGDTSAQLQAQRVIYSEATRRFEAEGRVEVTTVKGTRLWTDRLQWLEAQQRLIAPGFVRLVSPTEQVEGFALEADEQLESYRLQRVSGRVLVETASSS
- a CDS encoding phenylalanine--tRNA ligase beta subunit-related protein, which encodes MIEIVHQIPRSDALLGIVRAENLQASVLPEAFEAALAALLAARQQPLAPEDEARRQAVRDLLRNGSYKPTGRAKPASEYLLRAVQENAFPRINAPVDVANFISLREMLPVSLWDLDRAATSQFRFRLGRKGETYVFNSAAQTIDLHDLMVGCRVDAKTACDEPIVNPVKDSLMTKTHAGTTRVAACIYAPASVVSAAQLQEICREFAGWLQYCGSSVQTAWTVLTPGQQAVI
- a CDS encoding STAS domain-containing protein yields the protein MMTNPSVMSFAVEPLNAETVVLHVGKALDFRNAAEFKSLCQEYVQQGVRNFILDFSETGILDSTGLGAIFSLYRQISPRNGQVVFAAVSRPVQVVVQLTRTYKVFRQFPTVDAAKEALQE
- a CDS encoding ATP-binding protein, coding for MQEVQYRFENLEEVIDRIHALFEADAAGLPLPADTDLRYRIRLVIHEWLANLVQHARFAQPPTIQLTLRSNGRKVECFIDDNSEGFDLNGRLKSHPSLTEAFPERGMGLHFMRACTQELTYIRLKDGRHRLAFKVSTDEDPWLDIPF
- a CDS encoding PP2C family protein-serine/threonine phosphatase is translated as MARYSILVVEDEHTLRRLLEYRLGKHYRVRSAPDGEEALQLVQEEIPDLIISDIMMPKMDGFALQQALQARKETRTIPFIFLTAKADEQSRLRGMRMGVDDYITKPFDIDQLMARIERLLERTKYFQTQLDARIGQDFSQKLMPKRLPTVSGYRLYFHNSPREYGGGDFFDWTQHPSGAFYLAIGDVMGKGLQAKFYAFSFLSYIRGTLYATLQTVESPAELLKRVNHVLMQDNVMEETFASLLIARWDPARHQITYANAGHCRPILVKDAQTAEVVEYSDLILGLDAQATFQDITLTIPSGGGLLLYTDGLVEQRNAQGEMFGEKGLVELTPHLIGSEDPVETLLSSVLSCCQVDTFADDILFFWMERLA